The stretch of DNA TCTATTTCTGCATTTAAGTTATTCGCTGTCTTAACAGCGTCTTCAATGGAAATATCGCTAGCAAAAACAATATTAGATTTACTGTGTCCTTGTTGAGCAAAAAATACAATGCCATCCCTTTTGTTCCTTTCAAGTTGGAGGAATTACAGTATGTCTTACTTATTATCaggtaaaaaaaatgatacattgtCAAAAGTGATAACAATACAAGAGACTTTCTGTCACGATAATTTTAACTACtcctaaatgccaaattatacGCAGATTGATCAGTGGATTTTGGTCTATATGCCAAGTATGTGGTCAGACATGATGCGTGATACACTGCATTATTGAGCAAATTATCGTGCTCTATTCGATTAGTCATTTTATCGTCGCATGTTGTTAAAGCAGCATCTTTAAAATTGACTAACCTAGCAGATGaaattgtatgttattttgtCACCCATTATGAGACATTTTTTTGCAATACACTTTGATGTATCGTGATTATTATTTTCAGGCACCAAACAATTAGATAAATCGGAATTTATATCTGGTGTTTCCTTTTCAGTTTAAGAACATGATACTGATTTTACATTCTGCTTACTTGTGTAGCTTTTATAACATGACCTATGATACCTAAATACTGTAATTTACTCAAATAACTGAAAAAATCATCACGTCTCTTTTCTGCAGCAATTATCAGATTCTGTTGATGTTTTATCAACAGGAGGATCGCAGATAATACATTTGTCAACACAAACTTCCACTTTCCTTTTTTGGCATCTAGCGGGACTAGATTGTTCAATTGTCcatttgattgaataaaaaacaaatcaaacacacctgaaaACCAAACGAACCCTACAATGAAATTCACTATCCCAGTTAAATTCAACAAAAACGAATAAACAACAAtccaaacaaaacaaattaatcacAAGGCTTCGgaaattataaaatgaacaagaaatagGCTTGAAGATGACTACAAATGCCCCTTGCTAAATCGCTAAATGTGACTATAACTAGAAACCACAACAATGTCGGTAAATCTGTGACGAATACTCGGACTTGAAATCGGAATAAAAAGCAGACATTTAGCTAAATATTTATCTTATTAGGAATTAACTCCAAAAAGCAAATCGGGTCGATTGAAGTGTTATACGGCGGCTTTACTGTTGTGCCTTTAAAATACTCCTATACTGCACGTGCAAATTATGGTAGATGAAAAACGACGatttttcagtgttattttcAACCATTTTCGTATGCATTTAgcattatatttaggactatttgGAAATGCCCTTACATTGTATGAAGTTCAAGAATATCTGTATTTACCAATTACATTCACGAATTATTTTTTAGAACGGGTTTGTTGTGAAATTTGACTACCTAATCAGCAGTGGGGTATTCGATGCAAGTTGGGTAACGTCAGTTAAGGCTATTTTTAACGACATTTGTACcacatttaatatttataacGACAAACATTTTTCTAAAGCTGAATAATCGAAAGACAATTTAAGACCTTAAAAttccatgaggtatttaggtaatttaaaatCGTTAACCAAGCGACTTTTTCAACATTCGCCGCTCCACTAATATGTTCGAGCGTTTGTCAGGCTTTATGGACTTCTCGTTGTTGAACTATGAGTTCGATATTTTGGTTCATATTGTTTTCCCATGGAATCAAACCATGATTTCATAGTAAAAAAGAACATGTTAATTTGTATATGTACTTGtcgttttatttcaatatttgcaaTACAGGTGGCAATCTATGATAATGCAGAAGATATTAAGTAGAACTATATCTCGGATACGTTTATCGAAAAAGACTAATGATGAAAAGCAGGCAATTAAAGCACGCATCGAAAACCAAGTGAAAAATGTGAAACCACAGCTTAAACAGGCAAGTATAATCATTGACTTTgaatagtttacaagttaatgttagTGTTGAGTAAGTTTCAAAGGAACCACGTTTAATACGTCATTGACTTTGAATAGTTTAGAAGTTAATGTTAGTGTTTAGTAAGTTTCAAAGGAACCACTTTTAATACGTCATGGCATTTGGTAAGTAGGTAAAAGTAGCTTTAATATTTAGTTGCCCATGCAAACTCAGTCGTGGTTcattcattgactttgaatattttgcatagtttacatttgtaaatatggcaatgttatttttaatcattttcattaaaaaatcaaaatttattccTTTATTAGTAATAAGGATTTTTCTTTATGGCATGATTCTACCTTTACCTTAtgaattttggttaaaaaaaatctgtaaatgaATGGATCTGATGTAGAGGCTTGTTTGTTTTACTGGTTTGGTAGTGAACATTATGTACTAACACATGAAGCCACAAGTAGTTTACTGATGttatatttgaaaaaacaaaattagaGACTAGTTCATCGatgttcatttttgtttaaattgatataaaattacaaataaaggtAAAACCAAAATCTGAGTGAGTCATTCAACAACCTTGAACTTCAACAAGGACGAGACAGGGTGCATCGACAGGGTATGAATATTAAACTATTTACGCAACATTCAACACATGAATTAAGACTCAAGTCGATACTCTACCACATAGAATATGAAAATTTGGGAGTTCAGATCGGACAATTTATGGGGGGTTTCTTATGAACTAAGACATAGAAAAGTCTCTCTTTAGTTGAGACCAACACATATCGTATAGAGAAACATTTAGTATTtatgtcaaatatatcaatgtcaTTATTAAAGTTTGctattttttaattattctaCCATTAAGACGGTTTTAGTCAAGGTTATACACAATGTGGAGACTAAGAATGGCGTAACAATCATGTAGATATTCATcatattttagataaaaagatcCGTTATTGAACAGGCCAGTGAGAAATGCGCATCAATATCGAAAGAGTTGTACAGATActtgaataaaaaagaaacaacggACCGTATGTTCAAATTTTCTGTCCACGAATATCCAACTGGAAGATATCAATGGTTTATTAAAGAGAAAGCCAAAGATCTTATTCTTGGTAGGATTAACGCTGAAATCCGTGAATGGTGTAGAATGAACATGGTAGAAAACATAAATGTAGAACTGAAAGCAATTTTACAGGAAAGCTTTAGTACTTTTCATTCAGAAATGGAAGAAGGGAGAAAAGAGTTAAGTGAATTTGAAATATCTCTTGATAAGAGATACTCCTTTGACAAATGTACTCGGGATAGAAATTTTCTTGACGATTTTGAGGATACTGTTTTATCTTGGCCCATCTTGCCAATAGCTTTCCCATTGTCTTTCGTTATAACAGCAGTTCTTTCGCCTCTTTTGATACCATTGGTAATAAAAGATGTTATTGATAAGCTTGATCGGCATGGGTACAACGAAAATAAACAGGAACAAATGCAGAAATGGTGCTTAGAATTTCTTAAAGAATACAACCAACAAAGTATACAGAAGCTGATAGAAGAAACTTATCTTGATGATTTTATTACAAGAGTTAAGCATTTAACAGATTATGTTATACCGAAACGAATTGAAGCTGATGAAAAATATATTCATCACATCATAGAAGACCTGCGTAACTCTAGTCTAATCAGTCGGCAATACAGGCCATTAGAAAACAGGTGCATGTTCATACTGGGAATGATAATGTTGTTAGATATGGATTTAGAGTTTTCCGGTTTCAAGCATTCGGACGAATATATCGGAACTCATAATACTGCAGATACAGAAATTGGTAGAGGAGCGTTTTCAGATGTTTACTCAACAGAAATTCTCATAGCAAACAAACATAAGAAGGCAGCCGTTAAAACTTTTAGGCAACCGTTAGAGGGAAACGAAGAAAGTTACATTCAGCTAGCAGAAGTTCATAATTTAAGGTAATTACTATGATTAAAGGGAGATGTGAAGGATATAATACAACAAACGAATATATACTAGTAGTCTACAGTCATAAACAGTTCAAAAAACGGTCGTCtaacaaaactaaacaaaatgactatgatacataaataaacaaaggactactagcagttactgacatgccagctccatacctcaattaaactgattgaaagattatttctTCATCATATACATATCAAGTATAATCCCTTCCGTTAGGGGTTTAATGttatatcatcataaaatatatgagaagaacataacccgtagcatgctaacaactggttttagaataaatgtgtttatttccaatgcaaagaccctataaatgaatcaatagggtagaaaatgatatttttgtgctttataaagaatattaccgtAAAAAATTGGATATGAAATACTTGAACGTATAATATATCTGCATTTTTCTTGCCATTAACTTCGCGTTGTTCAAGTTACTCGTCGTTTTTCTTCCGAATCGGTAGAACTGCGccatctaattttattttttattttatcttatttattgTACAGAACCTCGCACTTTCTTTACAGCCTTTATAACATTTGACGATCACATGCAATTCACCCTGCACTCACAGTATTTTGCTTTGAATAACATTCTAGCATGAATACTATATCGAATTAAACAATTATGCATAAATGGTTTTAATGATATAGAAAACATAGCTTATGATATGATATCAGTGACTAACGACTTATTCCACAATGTTTAACATTTTACCTTTTACACCTGTTTGTTTTAATCACGCGTTGAAATTAAGATTACGGAATTATTTACGACTGTCATAGTGAAAGGATTAtgtaactataaaaccaggtataatccaacattttctacataaaaatcaTGTCTGTTCCAAgctaggaatatgacagttattctCCGTTTGTATGATGTgattgatcttttgattttgctacgTGTTAAGGAAATTTCCGTATAGAATATttcattggagttcggtatttttgttattttactttttctcaaATTAAATTTCAGTACCAGATCTTTCAACCTTTTTGGTAAATGctacatttgtataaataaaTGGTAAGAAATGGCTGATTGAATCATGTTgctattcgtttgtttctctgtcctctATTTTCTCCCATTCATCTGTTTATTTATTCTAACCCTGTCGTGtcgtcattttaatgttataattaacactgctattaaagcgggaggtttggcatgccacaaaaccaggtccaacccaccattttttttaataaaatgccctgtaccaagtcaggaaaatggccattgttacattatactagtagttcgtttctgtgtgtgttacatttcggtgttgtgtcgtagatctcttatatttgatacgtttccctcagttttagtttgtaacccggatttgttttttctctatcgattggtatattttgaacagcggtatactactgttgccttttgtTAACTTCAACCTGTAAAAAAGCATGGTTTTCAGGTaaaaatagggaaaaaaaatatgcaaataaattaattaattgaattacATTGTACTATATCTTTTTTAGACGGTTTTGCCATACAAACATCGTAGAACTGTATGGTATATCATACAAATTTGACAAAGAAGGGACAAAATATCTTCAGATTTTTATGGAGCTATGTGACTACAGCTTAGATGACATTATTTTTAACGACGCAAATCGTAGCTGGAAGCCGTGCtgtatgtttgaaaatttagaaGAATGCcaagaagcattcaattttttCATCACGATATTATTAGACATATGTCGTGGCCTTTTGTATATTCATAACAAAGGATTTGTACATCGTGATTTGAAACTATCCAATATTCTGGTAAGCTTATGCGATTATCATTTAACCAAATCATTAATTTTGCATAGCAAATGCAAATGCGTGAATACGCCAAATCGAGAGAAGCCTGTATAAATTGAAACAGTATTGTTCATGTAATGTCACATTTGGGCAATTTATTTACATGaagcaaatatttaaaaagacatTTTGTATTTAGCTTaaccttaaaaaatgaaaattctaaaCGAATAGTCcgtaagcaaatggcaaaatcaaagactgagacacatcaaatgaatggataacaactgctatTTTGCTGAATTGATACAGACGTtttcttttgaagaaaatgaTGGTTATGTAGataatggttgattaaacctggttttatagctagcttagcCTTATAAATTGATTCCTGATTATGGACGATATGTGGTGTGCCACAAAATCATGTGACATAGACAACTATTTAATGCATCTATTGagcattttgtatttttatttttcgcTTCAAACCAAATATTGGAAAACTTTGAATATGAAACGTTAAAGAAAAGGCCACCGAACCTTAAGAAATATTGTtacagaaaattattaaaaattgacgtCTGGAACCGAAGAAGCATCGTATCATTTGTTGCTAATTACACTTACAAATTTAACATCAATTTGATATCAACTTtctatctaaaaaaataaaaattattagttttttttattttacagataaaAGATGGGAGAGTAAAGATAGCTGATATGGGCGTTGCCAAGGAGGTTTCATATATCTTAGGCACATTGACTGGTACACTAACTACCATAGCACCTGAAGTATATCGCGGAAAGCTTTACGGAACTGAGGCTGACATATACAGTCTAGGAATCATAATGTGGGAAATGTGGTATTGTGAGGCAGCTTATTCCACAATGGAATATAACTATTTAAATATGCACGAGTTTGCTGATTGCATAAAAGAAGGCAAACGCCCGACTTTCAACACTAGCTTTGCGCCTCCAtctgaattgaaaaatatgattgAAACATGTTGGAGTCCAAATCCAAGTGTTAGACCTTCAGCAGAAAACGTTTTTGTGGAACTTTCTTCGTTGGTGAGATTATGATAAAGTTTCTTGCATGCTTAATTATTTCTGTAATGCAGAATTACTTTATATAGACTTAAtgtaacatttgaaattttattgtaaaactCCAAAAACTAATATAATACCTTCTTTTAAATATGATGTTATCCAATGTATTAGTATTATACGAATAAGGTCTGTCCTTATTATTTCATTTTCACTTTCTTTTATGAAAATCTTAATATATTTTCCAAACAATACGGCTTTTAGTAGTAATGTAATTTCAAATGAAGATCATTGTCATAGAAAATATATCggacatttttaaaactaatctAAGTTGTAtgctattttttctttaaattaattaCTTGTATCTTACACGTCGAATTCCTTTACTACATTTAAGTAAGCAATGTATTTTGATTTTCACCTAGAATTCGACATAGATGATCGTTTGTGAGTTATATTTTAGGAAGAAAGAAATTACTTCAATTTTCAAAACTGTGAAATTGTTTTACTTCAAATTGTGAATTTTAATTTGTTCGTAGCTATGCTTCAGTTGCCATTATAAACAATGTGTACTTTCCTTATTTTGGACAATATCCAAAAGTTACAATGTCCTGTAAAAATTTCGTTGGTAGATTGTTACTTCttataattgaaattaatatgttgttcttttaTTTGGCTTCTgttgtttagtctgtttttggtgGTGTCTTTTTGGCGTGGCTCTGTGCTtacacatcccgtcattgtgttattgttctatgatagttttttgtattcttgtctttcgtttttgctaatgtgctttgtctatatgctttttgtgtttctttttaaaCATATGATGTGGCTCTGTACTGACAtgtatacatcccgtcattgtgttattgttctatgataatgtAAGGATTATATTTCAATTTGCTGGTGTGCTGTgtctgtataaataaaggcaacaatagtataccgctgttcaaaactcataaatccatggacaaaaaacaaaatcggggtaacaaactaaaaccgagggaaacgcattaaatataagagaagaacaacgacacaacgctaaaatgtaacacacacacagaaacggaccaagcatcagacaaaatcccacgagaataacaaatataacatcaaaaccaaatacatgaatttgggatagacaagtaccgtgacacgtcttatcgcaatgtgaaattacactaaaaaataagagaaaacaaacgacgctacgttaaaatgtaacacacacagaaacaaacaataatataacaatggccatatttctgacttggtacaggacatttttaaaggaaaaaatggtgggttgaacctggttttgtggcatgccaagcctcgcactttaatggctatgttaaatataacattgaaatgacaacataatattacaggactacaatacaaatgaataggagaacgtattagacaaagaaacacatgattaatggataacaaaaaacatcaggtttaaaattcaatacgccaaaaacgcgcctcgtccacacaagactcaccagtgacgcccagatataaaagatcgaaagtgaaaaaaagtacaaagttgtacagcactgaagatcaaaagttgaaaaaggttgtgtcaaatacggctatgtttttatgcttgggataagaacatccttattatttagaacaattaatgctattgcaaacagtacattttatcaaatgaatataacagatatacataatgaaactgaagtattaactcattacagaaaacaaacacgaatacataatgcaaagaccaacacagaatagacacacccgactcagtcctgGGCTCAACGCagtaaatcataaaaatgacgtcacatacgatggcgaaaaggcacaaaaattacgtcacatttaaatttatgaaatttctgaaacagcagaaaaatgaagtcacatatgaaaaactatatctcaaaagtaagatagaattaggatcgattaaagattataatagaactaaatactgatattgcatttaaacacaatgtatattgcaatacttattaatagcaattaactatagtATATATATGTCCAACTtgaaacgtaaattatcgtacagattacgttgaccaaaattaaatctaataaatgaaggcggtgattattttttctttccataacacataaatataatagaaaagacgtcaacacatttgacaaaatccgatgagaactacaaatataacattaaacatttaaactaaatacatgaatttgggatagacaagtaccgtaaaaCGTCTtctagtaatgcgaattcacactcagcaaaacagtcacaatcgagaataagtcacgtttggtaattaaaagattagacgacataatgacaaaccacaatctaccatgtggtaaaaatgtccttagctagttgccttttttgtttctttgatacatgtgacgtggctctgtacttttatATCCCGCCAATGCGATATTATGCTATTGAAAAATttggtattcttgtctttcgtatttgcttatgtgctttgtctgtgtgtctttttataattctttgttGCATGTTTCTTTGttgttatagtgattaagattataacacaatgtataCTGCTGTAcacctatttgtgacatttttacctattgtgtctgtttgttttgttcccacattgttgtcaatataatggaatttgatgcgactggcGTACAGGTGAGACGTCTGGTTTGCTTTGAAACCAgctttaatccatcattttctacattagaaaatccTTGCACCAAGTCAGGAgtgtgacagttgttgttcattcgtatggtgtgtttgagctttttattttgacattttattagagactttccgttttggattttccttggagttcagtatgtttgtgatttttcttttttttatcatatatttgtaattatatgatttaaaaatatCACTATTCTACTGCTTTAACTGCAGAAATTGTAACAGAATAAATAAATCAAGatgcttcataaaaaaaaacactactaaaactaaataaaaaggGGTAACATATTGAAAGAGTAAAACACATTTATCACATTTAAACGACACACAAAATTAATGATTAAGAACAAAAATACAGTTATATACCATCTATTTATTTATACCATACATAAAACAAAGATCATGTAGGAAAATGGAAGTTTTTTTCCGAgtcacttatatgacagttgttttccgagtcaggaatatgatagttattttccgagtcaggaatatggaagttgttttccgagtcaggaatatggcagttgctttccgagtcaggaatatggcagttgttttccgAGTCAGGAATTTgttttccaagtcaggaatatggcagttgttttccgAGTCCAGAATACGGCAGTTATTttccgagtcaggaatatgacagttgtattccGAGTCAGAAATAAAACAGTTGTTttccgagtcaggaatatgacagttgtattccGTTCGCTCCATTGGTTGAAATAGTTTAACGTTAACTTTGATTTTGTTAGGTTTTATAAACTCCCTCTACtttaatttaccttggagttcggtatttttgtgtaTACTTTCTATATACATTACATCAGTACTAGAACATCATATGAATACCcttaacccttccggagcacctgagatcacccctagtttttggtggggttcgtgttgtttattctttagttttctatgttgtgtcatgtgtactattgtttttctgtttgtctttttcatttttagccatggcgttgtcagtttgttttagatttatgagtttgactgtccctttggtatctttcgtccctcttttaataaatatacacaaaaacgatacgttataaaattttaatatatagcATAAATGAACAATGAATACAAGAATATTTCAAACGTCTAGGTAAAATGAAAGAGAAAACAAAGTTTGAATAGAATATGCACTCGCGAGAATATACTTTTGCAGTGTCTTATGAACTAtgcaaagaaagaaaataaaaatctgCCTCAAGAGGATAAGCAATCTTTATAAATTGCGATATTggaaattaatgaataaaatcaaaTGTATCTACTGAGTTCCACCCCAGTCCCGGTTATTGTGGGGTTTTGTGTGTTCAAACTATAGTGGTATGCTGTATGTTTACCTTTCTTCGACTTATAGGTGTTTGGTATACAACTTTGTGTCTTCTAAATGATTTTATTCTACTGAAATCAATTTGACCGTTTCAATGAAGTATTGTAACAATGGCACCTTCACATTTGTTCTCCACCTTCTAATTGATTCAAAGGGCGGTTTGAACACAATATTTGTGATAATTAGCTTTGACGTTAGTGGGCTGATAAGTATTGAATTTATTGAGGTGTAACCTATCACAGTTAtcataacttaaaaaaaacagtttaatatttgtgtttaaataaaagaagatgtgggccAAAAGTAAATTAGACAGAAAACAAACGACAGCAAAAACGGAACAACATCTAGAAGGCAACACAAAGTATTCAACAATGGAAATAGTAAAGGTATCTATTCAACATGTCAAGCTGTAAGTTTTCCAAAAGTTGGCAGaaatttaacagaaacaatcAAACATAGGTCGTTTATACCCACTtcttacaaaaaatgatgaaaaagcaTTGAAATATACTTCAACTAATGACGAGGTTCTAAAATTAGGACAGGaacttataaacaaaaatatatagaaatgtaGCGGAATTAATAACAATAACACCCGAAGCGCTTTCTGGTTTTATTTTCATATCGAATGATTAACCCCAAAACTTTGAAACCCAACTATGTATAGATGGTCGAAGACTTGAAACCCAACTATTATAGATGGTCGAATACTTGAAACCCAACTATGTATAGATGGTCGAATACTTGAAACCCTACTATGTATAGATGGTCGAATACTTGAAACCCAACTATGTATAGATGGTCGAATACTTGAAACCCAACTATGTATAGATGGTCGAATACTTGCTACATGACTAATAGGAAAATAAACTTAGTCTGGCTGTTAACAAAAGTATAAACTTAGTATGGCTGTTAACAAAAGTATAAACTTAGTCTGGCTGTTAAGAATAGTATCAACTTAGTCTGGCTGTTAAGAACAGTATAATTATATCCATTGTCGATAAGTCTATTAAGCCAAGCAGACAGATATGGGCGACAGTTTAACCACTGTAAGCTagtttgataaacaatattaccgtTAAAAGCTAGATATGAAATAAACTCTTTTCTTACTGGAGATGACACGGGAGTGATCATAGAgtatttaaaattatgatataaatagaCGTACGCAGATATTCCTTTACCCAGAATTCTCAGGGCTGGAAACTTGAATAGTAAAGATAGttagataattaaaaaaacaagatatttgtaGTCAAAACCGTCAAGCATGAATTTAAGAAGTTATAAGAAAATATCAAAGAGAAGCTTCAATCAAAGgacagacaaaaataaaaaatcagaagTCAGAATACTTAAAATCGATCAACAAAagaaatgtttttgtaaaattaaaatagaaCATTACTTATTCTTAaccaaatatgtttatattctcGCGAATGTCAAAACAGCTACCTTATTACTGGACTATTAATTTCCATtggatttcaattattttaacGTTGTGTCTACCATGTCAAATACGTGTTTTAGCAAATGACTACTCTAAAATTTGAACTAAGTAATCAGGACTCTGTGTGTTGTGCTTCGAAATGCATTTTCTGTAGAAGAAAAAAGTTGATCCTGAAATGTCTGTCCAGTTTGATTGAATTCTAATATCCTGTTTTCCATCCACATTAACATGGTCACAGTCTGAATTCCCCTCGGTAACAAACATAGATCTAAAAGTAAGAACCGGAAGCAGGGATTTCTTTTTGAATTGAAAATTACTTATAGTCATAGATGTTTCAAACATTTTCGAATTCAGGACTAAAGATGCATTATTTCCGTCATAATAATAAATATCCATTCGAAATTGTTTTCCGTGAAAATCAATATGGCGGATGGCAGAAAATGGACGGCGTGAAATAGGATTGGTTTCACCAACAACCAAAGATGATCCAAAAGGAATCCAATCAACACCAGGTGGCGTAATAGGTAAAATTCGAACATTACCATCCTGATATATGACAAAAATCTGACACCAGTTAATAGAATTCCATGGGACAGGTACATATATACGTAGGTAGTCAGCGTTACTAAATATTTTACCCGTTTCCATTACCCTTACTGTCATTGTATCATTATTCTGGGGCCACCAAAAGTCTTTGTCTACCCCTTCTAGGAGTGAACGTTCGTTTGAAAACATAGTAAAGGGGATATCTTGACGCACGTGTCTCTTCTCTATGGACAACCTTTTAACTATCAGAGAAGTTGTAAAGTTTTCTGGTAAAATAAAACTGATATAGTTTGGAGATGTTGACGACCACGTGAAGTCTGGAACATTCCATGTATGTTGTAACTTATCACTAGAAAATGTAATAGGCGATGATGATATCCATCTTGTTGTTCTTCCGTAATGAGAGAAAATAATATCAGTGTCGAATTTTATGGGACTAACTTGCAAATGGATATTGCTACCAATTTCGCTATTCACAGAGTCCGTTATTGGTCCTTCCAAATAGAACTTCAATAAGATAGTACGTCTCGACAAATATCTAGCCTCTCGCAAAACGAACCCTTTCGAAGTAAATAATGGCTGTCCTAGTGGATAGTTCCTGACACTAAATATTACAGATTCAGTCTGCTTGCAGTTTTTGAAGTCATGAATCTTGGTATTTTCAAAAGAGTGGTATGCAGGATGTATAGCGGttacttttaatacttttgcTTGTTCGTGATAAATAGGGATGTTTATATTATCCACCTCTGCACACGTGGTATTATAGTTGTTATTTTT from Mytilus galloprovincialis chromosome 2, xbMytGall1.hap1.1, whole genome shotgun sequence encodes:
- the LOC143065300 gene encoding uncharacterized protein LOC143065300; protein product: MFKFSVHEYPTGRYQWFIKEKAKDLILGRINAEIREWCRMNMVENINVELKAILQESFSTFHSEMEEGRKELSEFEISLDKRYSFDKCTRDRNFLDDFEDTVLSWPILPIAFPLSFVITAVLSPLLIPLVIKDVIDKLDRHGYNENKQEQMQKWCLEFLKEYNQQSIQKLIEETYLDDFITRVKHLTDYVIPKRIEADEKYIHHIIEDLRNSSLISRQYRPLENRCMFILGMIMLLDMDLEFSGFKHSDEYIGTHNTADTEIGRGAFSDVYSTEILIANKHKKAAVKTFRQPLEGNEESYIQLAEVHNLRRFCHTNIVELYGISYKFDKEGTKYLQIFMELCDYSLDDIIFNDANRSWKPCCMFENLEECQEAFNFFITILLDICRGLLYIHNKGFVHRDLKLSNILIKDGRVKIADMGVAKEVSYILGTLTGTLTTIAPEVYRGKLYGTEADIYSLGIIMWEMWYCEAAYSTMEYNYLNMHEFADCIKEGKRPTFNTSFAPPSELKNMIETCWSPNPSVRPSAENVFVELSSLVRL
- the LOC143065303 gene encoding uncharacterized protein LOC143065303, translating into MKLNFNVWTWYYLCIGLSFLDKFKTTSATTIQLEAENHLLTQNNIDFKTIQIAEEKSLLVGSEDLLNFYFCLNEDNYVTIQQVCGYYKGNMSQLQVSVDENDISSFELPETKSEVKSIPCVGLNFTMNLLSGRHLLTFKKMFADTDHFFIDNFLIHFSGIYITKNILQCSTICLESINLPKVDVNQLNSSVVGRVKNNNYNTTCAEVDNINIPIYHEQAKVLKVTAIHPAYHSFENTKIHDFKNCKQTESVIFSVRNYPLGQPLFTSKGFVLREARYLSRRTILLKFYLEGPITDSVNSEIGSNIHLQVSPIKFDTDIIFSHYGRTTRWISSSPITFSSDKLQHTWNVPDFTWSSTSPNYISFILPENFTTSLIVKRLSIEKRHVRQDIPFTMFSNERSLLEGVDKDFWWPQNNDTMTVRVMETGKIFSNADYLRIYVPVPWNSINWCQIFVIYQDGNVRILPITPPGVDWIPFGSSLVVGETNPISRRPFSAIRHIDFHGKQFRMDIYYYDGNNASLVLNSKMFETSMTISNFQFKKKSLLPVLTFRSMFVTEGNSDCDHVNVDGKQDIRIQSNWTDISGSTFFFYRKCISKHNTQSPDYLVQILE